One Zerene cesonia ecotype Mississippi chromosome 25, Zerene_cesonia_1.1, whole genome shotgun sequence DNA window includes the following coding sequences:
- the LOC119836590 gene encoding UDP-glucosyltransferase 2-like has product MSVVNICSFFLLYVLFSACQSAKILAVFPTPSISHQVVFRPYIYELVRRGHEVVLITPDPAFPKGQSPVNLTEIDVHDISYEHWEEILSAHDGKKENILKQLINLFHKFTSTFEKQILTDEVQRILREEGDSFDLIVAEASVRTALGLGHLLKKPIIQFSSYGGVTQQYSMFGALMHPIVFPTPVNQRLYNLSTREKIWEYFKFLVLELLCVITYDNDISMAKRRFGDDMPSFDEATDKYVQMLFINEHPIWADNRPVPPNIIYVGGIHQPVDKELPKDLQAYLDSSKNGLIYISFGTNVRTNTLSIDTIKLLTSVFSKLPYNVLWKWDEDELDGKTENIKISKWLPQAQVLKHPNIKLFITQGGLQSTDEAINAAVPVIGIPMLGDQWYNTEKYVHLKIGMQLDILSLTEAELTDAVKTVIEDKSYKENMLKLRSLMREHPISPLDSAVWWTEHIIRHGGSHLRSPAFNITFYSYYELPLLLTLISVCVIIIVTSMFEI; this is encoded by the exons ATGTCGGTTGTGaatatttgttcattttttttattgtacgtATTGTTTAGTGCGTGTCAAAGCGCAAAAATACTTGCTGTGTTTCCAACGCCTTCTATAAGTCACCAAGTGGTTTTTCGTCCATACATATACGAATTAGTGAGAAGGGGACATGAAGTTGTCCTGATCACACCCGATCCAGCATTTCCTAAAGGTCAGAGTCCAGTTAATTTAACTGAAATAGACGTTCACGATATATCATATGAACACTGGGAAGAAATCCTCTCCGCTCATGATggtaaaaaggaaaatatattaaaacaattgataaatttattccatAAGTTTACATCAACGTTTGAGAAACAAATACTTACGGATGAAGTGCAACGGATATTGAGGGAAGAGGGTGATTCCTTTGATCTCATCGTGGCCGAAGCTAGTGTTCGAACTGCGCTCGGGCTTGgtcatttattgaaaaagcCCATTATACAATTTAGTTCTTACGGCGGTGTAACCCAACAGTACAGCATGTTTGGTGCACTCATGCATCCTATAGTATTTCCCACGCCTGTTAATCAAagactttataatttaagtaccCGAGAGAAGATTtgggaatattttaaattcctcGTCTTGGAGCTATTGTGTGTCATTACATACGATAACGACATTTCTATGGCGAAAAGGCGATTTGGTGATGACATGCCTTCTTTTGATGAAGCTACcgataaatatgtacaaatgttgtttataaacGAGCATCCCATATGGGCTGACAATCGTCCCGTTCCCcctaacattatttatgtaggGGGGATTCATCAACCTGTTGATAAGGAACTACCAaag gatCTTCAGGCATATCTCGATTCTTCTAAAAatggtttaatttatattagttttggAACAAACGTGAGAACTAACACTCTTTCCATagatacaattaaattgttgACAAGTGTATTTTCTAAACTGccatataatgtattatggaAGTGGGATGAAGATGAATTGGATGGAAAAACAGAGAATATAAAGATATCAAAATGGCTACCACAGGCTCAGGTATTGA AACACCCAAACATCAAGCTATTTATAACACAAGGTGGTCTTCAATCAACTGATGAAGCGATTAACGCTGCAGTGCCTGTCATAGGGATTCCGATGTTGGGAGACCAGTGGTACAATACTGAGAAATATGTTCATCTCAAGATTGGCATGCAACTTGATATACTATCACTAACCGAGGCAGAACTAACTGACGCCGTGAAAACTGTTATTGAAGATAAGAG CTATAAAGAAAACATGTTGAAACTCCGATCGCTCATGCGGGAACATCCAATAAGCCCTTTAGATTCTGCAGTGTGGTGGACAGAACATATCATTCGACATGGAGGCTCCCATCTGAGATCTCCAGCTTTTAACATAACATTCTATAGTTATTATGAGTTGCCTTTACTTCTCACTTTGATTTCAGtatgtgttataataattgttacgtcaatgttt GAAATATGA